A stretch of the Saccharolobus caldissimus genome encodes the following:
- a CDS encoding MarR family transcriptional regulator, which yields MIKRNIILEYCKTPKTFSELKELTGMSDAGLSKALHELIKKGYLQKTSEGKYVITDKALVEKYKERILNGIWFKYYGVSDEKIEKIADLLKDEREFYIVASKEYRDEILNDLIILLQQFL from the coding sequence ATGATAAAGAGAAACATAATTCTGGAATATTGTAAAACTCCTAAAACTTTTTCTGAATTAAAAGAGCTAACTGGAATGTCGGATGCTGGATTGTCTAAGGCTTTACATGAATTAATTAAAAAAGGCTATTTGCAGAAGACATCAGAAGGAAAATATGTAATAACAGACAAGGCTTTAGTTGAGAAATATAAGGAGAGAATTCTAAATGGAATTTGGTTTAAATATTATGGAGTTTCTGATGAAAAAATTGAAAAAATAGCTGATTTATTAAAGGACGAAAGAGAATTCTATATTGTTGCATCTAAAGAATATAGAGATGAAATACTAAATGATCTAATAATATTATTACAACAATTTTTATGA